A genomic region of Vibrio sp. 10N contains the following coding sequences:
- a CDS encoding esterase/lipase family protein translates to MIVIFVHGWSVTDTNTYGLLPEAIAKQAADFGLSVDIKHVWLGRYISFDDTVNMGDITRAFDSALRDTIPLDGGIAEFSCITHSTGGPVVREWLERYYGSEHLAQSPLNHLIMLAPANHGSPLAALGKQRVGRIKAWFDDIEPGQQVLDWLSLGSQPQIDLSKAYLNYQPANNGFYPFVLTGESIDKAFYDFINSYLTEPGSDGVVRVSGANMNYTMVKFVESDQQDEVKHGEEDLMVNLLSLDGGVQRPQPVPLGVVPRASHSGKDKGIMRSVVSPTSSKPQVGEILQCLQVNSAQDYQSRIQSLATLTATTQARAKRFINLVFVLQDDQGQAVTDCDIILLAGENRDPKGFAKGFFLDRQKNAANPNHLVFYVNYDVITKTRLSGFRVIARPSKGMSFYHPVEYRVDNAAVDSFLQPNETLYIEVVLRRRVDQGVFLFDEASDPKLRKEGVIFKSETRHDFTHQKPTGKEVK, encoded by the coding sequence ATGATCGTAATTTTTGTACACGGATGGAGCGTTACAGACACCAACACCTACGGGCTGCTTCCAGAGGCCATTGCCAAACAAGCGGCTGATTTTGGATTATCCGTCGATATCAAACATGTTTGGTTGGGACGATATATCAGCTTTGATGACACAGTAAATATGGGGGACATTACTCGAGCGTTCGACAGTGCATTGCGAGACACCATTCCGCTAGACGGCGGGATTGCGGAATTCTCGTGCATTACTCACTCAACTGGTGGCCCGGTCGTTCGCGAGTGGCTAGAGCGTTACTATGGCAGCGAGCACTTAGCTCAAAGTCCCTTAAATCATCTAATTATGTTAGCGCCAGCTAACCATGGCTCTCCTCTGGCTGCATTGGGTAAGCAGCGAGTGGGGCGCATCAAAGCGTGGTTCGATGATATTGAACCAGGACAACAAGTTCTTGATTGGCTGTCCCTCGGTAGCCAACCGCAAATTGATCTTTCCAAAGCCTACTTAAACTATCAACCCGCAAACAATGGCTTCTATCCATTTGTATTGACCGGTGAAAGCATCGATAAAGCCTTTTATGACTTCATAAACAGTTACCTCACCGAGCCAGGCTCCGATGGAGTGGTTCGAGTCTCGGGTGCAAACATGAATTACACCATGGTCAAATTTGTTGAGAGTGACCAACAAGATGAGGTCAAACATGGAGAAGAGGATCTAATGGTTAACTTACTTTCACTCGATGGAGGGGTTCAGCGGCCACAACCTGTGCCGCTTGGTGTGGTTCCAAGAGCCAGTCATTCGGGGAAAGACAAAGGGATTATGCGCAGTGTGGTCAGCCCGACATCGAGCAAACCGCAAGTGGGCGAGATTTTACAATGTTTGCAGGTTAACAGCGCTCAAGATTATCAATCGAGAATCCAGTCATTGGCGACTCTGACCGCAACAACACAGGCGCGTGCTAAGCGCTTTATCAATTTAGTGTTTGTCCTGCAAGACGATCAAGGGCAAGCGGTCACCGACTGCGACATCATTCTATTAGCGGGTGAGAATCGGGATCCCAAAGGGTTTGCAAAGGGGTTTTTCTTGGATAGGCAAAAGAATGCTGCAAACCCCAATCATTTGGTGTTCTACGTTAACTACGACGTCATCACTAAAACCCGTCTTAGTGGCTTCCGTGTGATTGCGAGACCAAGCAAGGGGATGAGCTTCTATCATCCGGTGGAATATCGAGTCGATAATGCAGCGGTCGATTCCTTCTTGCAACCAAACGAAACGTTATATATCGAAGTCGTGTTACGCAGACGGGTAGACCAGGGCGTGTTCTTGTTTGATGAAGCCAGCGATCCGAAGCTTCGCAAAGAAGGTGTGATATTTAAGTCCGAGACACGCCATGACTTTACTCACCAAAAACCGACTGGCAAAGAAGTGAAGTAG
- a CDS encoding TRAP transporter large permease, with product MIITLLGFAALLCLILLRMPIAFAMGVVGFLGYAALGDWNFNSALSISAKRLIDTAQDYGLSVIPMFILMGNLITKAGLSQELYRACYAFLGHRKGGLAMATVAACGGFSAISGSSLATSATMAQVAMPSMRKYGYSDGLAAASIAAGGTLGILIPPSVILIIYAVLTEQSVRDLFAAGFIPGLMGILLYIMATRFVVWRNPKAGPCGDKLSRRERWQALRSVSSILGLFALVMGGIYGGVFTPTEAAGVGAFGAFVIALSRRALSWRILHDVLIDTARTSTMLFGVVIGALIYSNFVNRAGLPSELVHFVSSWGTEPIIIMLMILCVYILMGTVFESLSMLLLTIPVFYPLVESLGFDLVWFGIIVVVVTEISLITPPVGLNIFVLKGVIKDIKTSTIFKGVTPFWCVDIVRLVLLLFIPSLSLWLPSLLY from the coding sequence ATGATTATTACTCTGTTAGGATTTGCTGCACTGCTGTGCTTGATCTTGCTTCGAATGCCTATCGCTTTTGCCATGGGGGTCGTAGGCTTTTTGGGCTATGCTGCGCTTGGAGACTGGAACTTTAACAGTGCTCTATCAATCAGTGCAAAACGCCTTATCGACACCGCGCAAGATTATGGGCTGTCCGTTATTCCAATGTTTATTTTGATGGGGAACCTCATCACTAAAGCGGGTCTATCACAAGAGCTTTACCGCGCTTGCTACGCATTTTTGGGACACCGAAAAGGTGGTCTTGCGATGGCAACGGTTGCTGCATGTGGTGGCTTTTCTGCGATTTCAGGCTCAAGTTTGGCAACGTCAGCCACTATGGCTCAAGTCGCGATGCCATCGATGCGCAAATACGGTTATTCCGATGGACTTGCGGCGGCATCCATTGCGGCAGGTGGCACACTTGGCATTTTGATCCCCCCTAGCGTAATACTGATCATCTATGCTGTGCTCACCGAGCAAAGCGTCCGTGATCTGTTTGCTGCAGGTTTTATTCCGGGCCTGATGGGCATTCTGCTCTACATCATGGCAACCCGCTTTGTGGTATGGCGAAACCCTAAAGCTGGGCCGTGTGGGGATAAACTGTCACGTCGTGAACGTTGGCAAGCACTGCGCTCCGTGTCCTCCATACTAGGCCTATTTGCCCTAGTCATGGGCGGGATATATGGCGGTGTATTTACCCCTACAGAAGCGGCAGGTGTAGGGGCATTTGGCGCGTTTGTGATTGCCCTTTCGCGCCGAGCACTGAGCTGGCGAATACTCCATGATGTACTTATAGATACCGCTCGAACGAGTACCATGCTATTTGGCGTTGTGATTGGCGCACTCATCTATTCCAACTTTGTTAACAGAGCTGGATTGCCGAGTGAGTTGGTTCATTTCGTCAGCTCTTGGGGAACTGAACCTATCATCATTATGTTGATGATCTTGTGTGTGTATATTTTGATGGGCACCGTTTTTGAAAGCTTATCAATGCTGCTACTCACCATTCCCGTTTTCTACCCACTTGTAGAGAGTCTAGGGTTTGATCTCGTTTGGTTTGGCATTATCGTCGTTGTTGTCACGGAAATTAGTCTGATCACCCCTCCCGTGGGGCTAAACATATTCGTTCTAAAAGGTGTGATCAAGGACATCAAGACCAGCACTATATTTAAAGGGGTGACACCGTTTTGGTGCGTCGATATCGTGCGTTTAGTGCTACTTCTGTTTATCCCAAGCCTATCACTTTGGCTACCTAGCTTGCTTTACTAA
- a CDS encoding TRAP transporter small permease, producing the protein MITMLKTLFRYWEHSAQYLYHLFGLFACLQLLALMSVTCVDVVGRYVFGSPLVGSVELTELLLGSLIFTSLPLVTWRKEHISVDLMEGLMNHRVRSLRDVLFNIAIAISLFAIGDKVWQLATRSHRYEEVSEYLELPIYYLIYFLAITCWLTAITCVVLILTHLFDKHYPTQGRPQ; encoded by the coding sequence ATGATCACCATGCTTAAAACGTTATTTCGATACTGGGAGCACTCAGCCCAGTATCTTTATCATTTATTCGGACTCTTTGCTTGCCTACAGCTTCTCGCGCTTATGTCAGTCACATGTGTCGATGTGGTTGGGCGTTATGTCTTTGGCAGCCCACTTGTCGGAAGCGTAGAACTGACCGAACTATTGCTAGGAAGTCTCATATTTACCTCGTTGCCGTTGGTCACCTGGCGCAAAGAGCACATCAGTGTCGACCTTATGGAGGGTTTAATGAACCACCGGGTGCGTTCGCTTCGCGATGTCCTGTTCAATATCGCCATTGCCATTAGCTTGTTCGCTATCGGTGACAAAGTCTGGCAGCTAGCGACACGTTCCCATCGTTATGAAGAAGTGAGTGAGTATTTGGAGCTCCCCATCTATTACCTGATCTACTTTCTGGCGATCACCTGTTGGTTAACCGCTATTACTTGTGTAGTCCTCATTTTGACTCACCTTTTTGACAAACATTATCCGACGCAAGGACGCCCACAATGA
- a CDS encoding TRAP transporter substrate-binding protein encodes MKTTNLLRALSLVSLAALPSFSALADSKQLRVGTWLSPNHTMNADVIPTWGEWIEQATDGRVTVKIEYNMGHPKSLVDLVEDGAVDAAWTFHGYIPGRFQLPQMVELPGVKAGAEAVSVAHWRINQEYFAKSGENDGVELAALFVHGPGHIHLRQPVDSLESVKGLKIRIGGGVSTEIGKRLGVTGVNAPATKAYELLAQGVADGIFMQMDYMRVGRYKEVAPYTIKMPHGMYLGSFGMFLSPDFMSSLSEEDRQAIRQVSGEKLSALAGRAWATADDIGEADIRATGSTVVEASDSDIAYFEKITEGMDEEWIKKANRRGVDAKTALQAFRQEAEQYQPLELP; translated from the coding sequence ATGAAAACAACAAACCTTTTACGAGCCCTTAGTTTGGTCTCTCTTGCCGCCTTACCCTCTTTTTCAGCACTGGCCGATAGTAAGCAATTGCGTGTCGGCACATGGTTAAGCCCAAACCATACAATGAACGCTGATGTCATCCCTACTTGGGGTGAATGGATTGAACAAGCAACTGACGGACGAGTCACCGTTAAGATCGAATACAACATGGGACACCCTAAGAGCTTAGTCGACTTGGTCGAAGACGGGGCTGTCGATGCGGCATGGACATTCCATGGCTATATCCCAGGGCGCTTCCAACTTCCACAAATGGTGGAACTTCCAGGGGTTAAAGCAGGTGCGGAAGCCGTATCTGTCGCACACTGGCGCATCAATCAGGAGTATTTTGCCAAGTCGGGTGAAAACGATGGTGTTGAGCTTGCTGCGCTGTTTGTCCATGGCCCTGGGCACATCCATTTGCGTCAGCCTGTAGATTCATTGGAGTCTGTGAAAGGACTCAAAATTCGCATCGGCGGGGGTGTTTCCACTGAGATCGGTAAACGCCTAGGCGTCACGGGCGTCAATGCACCGGCGACTAAAGCATACGAGTTGCTCGCACAAGGTGTGGCAGACGGTATCTTCATGCAAATGGACTACATGCGTGTAGGCCGCTACAAAGAGGTCGCACCTTATACCATCAAGATGCCGCATGGCATGTACCTTGGTTCGTTTGGCATGTTCTTGAGTCCTGACTTCATGTCCAGCCTAAGTGAGGAAGACAGACAAGCGATCCGCCAAGTGTCGGGAGAAAAACTGTCTGCACTGGCAGGTCGCGCGTGGGCAACGGCTGACGACATAGGTGAAGCCGACATCCGCGCGACAGGTAGTACTGTCGTTGAAGCCAGTGACTCAGATATCGCCTACTTCGAAAAAATCACCGAAGGAATGGATGAAGAGTGGATTAAAAAAGCCAATCGTCGAGGTGTGGATGCCAAAACCGCATTACAAGCCTTTCGTCAAGAAGCTGAACAATACCAACCACTCGAATTACCATAG
- a CDS encoding YitT family protein produces the protein MDKDHSLRENLLALMLGSALVSLGVIFFNQVGLLTGGTAGLALFITKVTTLSFGQVFFALNLPFYILSVTRMGWQFTINTFVAVSIVSFAVDHLHHVIQISHIEPIYAALIGGGLIGMGMLVIFRHKMSLGGFNILALFLQERFGIRAGKVQMGLDCSIVVLSLFVVDIYLIGLSILGAIATNLILAMNHKPGRYQPVVAN, from the coding sequence ATGGATAAAGATCATAGCCTACGCGAGAACTTGCTCGCCCTTATGCTTGGGAGCGCTTTGGTGTCTCTTGGCGTTATCTTCTTTAATCAAGTTGGCTTGCTAACTGGTGGTACAGCAGGTCTTGCACTGTTTATAACCAAAGTGACGACTCTGAGCTTTGGGCAAGTGTTTTTTGCACTAAACCTGCCTTTCTATATTCTGTCTGTAACCCGAATGGGCTGGCAGTTCACCATCAACACCTTTGTTGCCGTGAGTATCGTCTCATTCGCAGTGGACCATTTGCATCACGTCATTCAAATTTCGCACATTGAGCCAATCTATGCCGCACTTATTGGTGGTGGACTGATTGGCATGGGCATGTTGGTGATTTTTAGACATAAGATGAGCCTTGGTGGATTCAATATTCTGGCGCTGTTTCTTCAGGAACGATTCGGGATTCGTGCTGGCAAGGTGCAAATGGGCCTAGATTGTTCAATCGTAGTTCTGTCACTCTTTGTCGTCGATATCTACCTAATTGGACTCTCCATACTAGGCGCAATTGCCACCAACCTTATTTTGGCGATGAACCATAAACCTGGACGCTACCAGCCTGTAGTGGCCAATTAA
- a CDS encoding acyl carrier protein phosphodiesterase, whose amino-acid sequence MNFLAHLHIAEHCDSSLLGNLLGDFVKGDPTKTYHQEIAEGIMLHRFVDSYTDNHPIMKQCKTLFDAELKRFSPIAMDMFWDHCLAKHWTRFHRQPLAQFVDHAELTIKQTSAPLPERFVRMSTHMWQGRWLESYQDFDNIKFALERMSLRSMRMAPLAECGGQLQENYQQFSEFFSQLYPEVLENAKQQANQ is encoded by the coding sequence ATGAACTTTCTAGCTCATTTACACATTGCCGAGCATTGTGACAGCAGTTTACTGGGAAACTTGTTAGGGGACTTTGTCAAAGGTGACCCTACGAAGACCTATCACCAGGAAATTGCGGAAGGCATCATGTTGCATCGATTCGTCGATTCCTATACAGACAATCACCCCATTATGAAGCAGTGCAAAACCTTATTTGATGCCGAGCTAAAGCGCTTTTCGCCTATCGCGATGGATATGTTTTGGGATCATTGTCTTGCGAAACATTGGACTCGTTTTCATCGTCAACCCCTTGCGCAGTTTGTTGATCATGCAGAGCTGACCATTAAGCAGACTTCAGCCCCATTACCAGAGCGATTTGTTCGTATGAGCACTCATATGTGGCAAGGGCGCTGGCTCGAGTCGTATCAAGATTTCGATAACATTAAGTTTGCCCTTGAGAGAATGTCTCTGCGAAGCATGCGAATGGCACCGCTAGCAGAATGCGGAGGGCAACTGCAGGAAAACTATCAGCAATTTTCAGAGTTTTTCAGTCAGTTGTATCCAGAGGTGTTAGAAAACGCAAAACAGCAGGCTAATCAATAG
- a CDS encoding DEAD/DEAH box helicase gives MTDKTLLDTANEQSTFDDFALSDTLKQNLADLNYTSPTPIQEKAIPFVLDGKDILAGAQTGTGKTAAFGLPLIQKLLDDPKPREADSKVIRSLILTPTRELAQQVFDSLVQYTQSTELKVVVAYGGTSIGVQTKNLRGGADILVATPGRLLDHQHTRNLTLAECEYLVLDEADRMLDMGFMPDLNRILKRLPKERQNMMFSATFEQRIKTLAHRIMDQPVEVQVTPANSTADTVKQMVYPVDKKRKHELLAYLIGSRNWQQVLVFTKTKQGSDALAKELKLDGIKAVSINGDKSQGARQKALDDFKSGAVRALIATDVAARGLDIQQLEQVVNYELPYKAEDYIHRIGRTGRAGQAGLAVSLMSHDEQYLLEAIERLLDTRLPQEWLAGFEPSPESEIEPDRAPRRRGRGADKRKMKAKLKIHAGRGKKR, from the coding sequence ATGACAGACAAGACTTTACTCGATACTGCTAATGAGCAGTCCACCTTTGATGACTTTGCATTGAGCGACACGCTAAAGCAAAATCTTGCTGATCTTAATTACACATCGCCGACACCGATTCAGGAAAAAGCCATTCCATTTGTCTTGGACGGCAAAGACATTCTTGCAGGTGCGCAAACAGGTACAGGTAAAACCGCAGCATTTGGTTTGCCTCTGATTCAGAAACTGCTGGATGATCCAAAGCCAAGAGAGGCGGACAGCAAAGTCATTCGCTCCCTTATTCTCACTCCAACGCGTGAGCTCGCGCAGCAAGTGTTTGATAGCTTGGTTCAATACACACAATCGACCGAGCTTAAAGTCGTTGTCGCGTATGGCGGAACCAGTATCGGTGTGCAAACGAAAAACCTGCGTGGCGGTGCGGATATCCTAGTGGCAACACCTGGTCGTCTCCTTGACCACCAACATACACGCAATCTAACACTTGCTGAGTGTGAGTACTTGGTGCTGGATGAAGCAGACCGTATGTTGGATATGGGCTTTATGCCGGATTTGAACCGCATCCTGAAGCGCTTACCAAAAGAGCGTCAAAACATGATGTTCTCGGCAACGTTCGAGCAGCGTATTAAAACTCTCGCACATCGTATTATGGATCAGCCAGTAGAAGTGCAGGTGACGCCAGCAAACTCTACCGCCGATACTGTTAAGCAAATGGTCTACCCAGTCGATAAAAAGCGCAAACACGAGCTACTGGCCTACTTAATAGGTTCACGTAATTGGCAGCAAGTTCTTGTCTTTACCAAAACTAAGCAGGGAAGTGATGCGCTGGCGAAAGAGCTGAAACTTGACGGTATTAAAGCGGTATCGATTAATGGCGACAAAAGCCAAGGTGCGCGCCAAAAAGCGTTGGACGACTTTAAATCTGGCGCTGTGCGCGCATTGATTGCAACCGATGTCGCTGCTCGTGGTTTAGATATCCAGCAGCTTGAGCAAGTCGTGAACTACGAGTTGCCATATAAGGCAGAAGACTACATTCACCGTATTGGCCGTACTGGCCGCGCAGGACAAGCGGGTCTTGCGGTATCTCTGATGAGCCACGATGAGCAGTACCTACTGGAAGCCATCGAGCGCTTGCTGGACACGCGTTTGCCTCAAGAATGGCTAGCGGGATTTGAGCCAAGCCCTGAATCTGAAATCGAACCGGATCGCGCGCCACGTCGACGCGGCCGAGGTGCAGATAAGCGCAAGATGAAAGCCAAGCTGAAAATCCACGCAGGACGCGGTAAGAAGCGCTAA
- a CDS encoding nitroreductase family protein, which translates to MDVFDVLHQHRSIRQYHDDPIAPELLDEILQAGVRASSSGNMQSYSIIVTQDKARREALYEPHMKQNMVVDAPVLLTFCADFRRMRKWLKQSDAPLNFDNFMSFMIAAIDATLVSQNVAIAAEAKGLGLCYMGSTLANCDKIGEILDLPEGVVPVVGYSLGYPAENPEIRDRLPMAGLVHHEVYQDQDDATIEAIYQQREIDGWARYMSYPDLKQMIEESDVENLAQIYTKLKYTRESHVDFSKSVLSYLEKQGFMNQ; encoded by the coding sequence ATGGATGTTTTTGACGTTCTTCACCAGCACCGTTCTATTCGCCAATATCACGATGATCCTATCGCCCCAGAGCTGCTAGATGAAATTCTCCAAGCCGGCGTGCGCGCTTCATCATCCGGCAATATGCAGTCTTATTCGATAATTGTGACTCAAGATAAAGCGCGACGAGAAGCTTTGTATGAGCCTCACATGAAGCAAAACATGGTAGTAGACGCACCTGTGCTTCTCACATTTTGCGCTGATTTTCGCAGAATGCGTAAGTGGTTAAAGCAAAGTGATGCACCGCTCAACTTCGATAATTTTATGAGCTTTATGATCGCAGCCATCGATGCCACTCTAGTTTCACAAAATGTCGCCATTGCTGCAGAGGCAAAAGGGTTGGGGCTTTGCTATATGGGCTCAACGCTGGCCAATTGTGACAAAATAGGTGAGATTTTAGACCTGCCAGAGGGCGTGGTTCCTGTCGTTGGTTATTCATTAGGTTACCCTGCAGAAAACCCAGAAATCCGCGACCGACTTCCAATGGCTGGTTTAGTGCATCACGAGGTATATCAAGATCAGGACGATGCCACGATAGAAGCTATCTACCAACAGCGTGAAATAGACGGGTGGGCACGCTACATGTCATATCCAGACCTCAAGCAGATGATCGAAGAATCCGACGTTGAGAACCTCGCTCAGATATACACAAAACTTAAATACACCCGAGAGTCACACGTGGACTTTTCAAAAAGCGTGTTGAGTTATCTTGAGAAGCAAGGGTTTATGAATCAGTAG
- a CDS encoding DUF5675 family protein encodes MLTLRVRRKKQSKEATLGQLTIDGISKSWFVLEPGGPDSTKEGSDKRIVAATYSIKRYSSPKYPNSYEVMSVPGRSYILFHKGNYHEETEGCFMPGKTWGMKGDNYYVGNSKTATGEVFKVLERQENIRVVITNDFSE; translated from the coding sequence ATGTTGACACTGAGAGTTCGAAGGAAAAAGCAATCTAAAGAAGCAACTTTGGGACAGTTAACGATTGATGGTATTTCTAAAAGTTGGTTTGTTCTAGAACCTGGTGGTCCTGACTCTACAAAGGAGGGGTCGGATAAGAGAATTGTTGCAGCCACGTATTCCATAAAACGTTATTCATCACCGAAGTACCCCAATTCATACGAAGTAATGTCTGTACCAGGAAGAAGCTACATATTATTCCACAAGGGTAATTACCATGAGGAAACTGAGGGGTGCTTTATGCCCGGAAAAACTTGGGGCATGAAAGGTGATAATTACTATGTGGGAAATAGCAAAACTGCGACTGGCGAGGTATTTAAGGTATTAGAACGTCAGGAGAATATACGTGTGGTAATAACAAATGATTTTAGTGAGTAG
- the yjeH gene encoding L-methionine/branched-chain amino acid transporter encodes MSQLKQEITLLGGIGQMSTTLLGTGLFMVPAIAASIAGEQILWAWCALLLTICPIAITFASLGKRYPNAGGASFFVRQAFGSRLEKAIALLFISVIPVGVPAAIAIAGGFAQQFLPSFLSHPVASQLFVVALLMVVNFSGSKSSSRLQTFIAIGIILLVAGFVTSSDIESSAFLPSTAFAIETPAITQAIAVMFWCFVGIEAFAHMGEEFKRPERDYPIAILVGSLLAGAVYYAFSVVVLEHHAFGTQALNTASVPFIAEQLYGAQAKWLISMVGFLACFATINLYTQSLSRMIWSLAREYRPKSAAARVSVKGVPTVATLIVGATLTVSCVFGYWSGIDIDVFLTLANGIFVVIYLFAMWSAVRLLTGWRKNLAVLSLILCVVVLFSIGLAMLYAIVMLGLLWILVGKVKYSE; translated from the coding sequence ATGTCGCAATTAAAACAAGAAATTACGCTGCTTGGCGGCATAGGACAGATGTCCACTACCCTTTTAGGCACTGGCCTGTTTATGGTGCCCGCTATCGCTGCCAGCATAGCGGGTGAGCAAATACTCTGGGCGTGGTGTGCACTGCTTCTCACTATCTGCCCGATAGCCATTACCTTTGCCTCTCTGGGGAAACGCTACCCTAACGCCGGGGGCGCTTCGTTTTTCGTTCGACAAGCATTTGGATCTAGACTTGAAAAAGCAATCGCGCTGCTGTTTATCAGCGTGATCCCTGTTGGCGTTCCTGCTGCTATCGCGATTGCTGGCGGTTTTGCTCAGCAGTTTTTGCCTAGCTTCTTATCTCATCCTGTTGCTTCACAGCTGTTTGTGGTGGCACTGCTCATGGTGGTTAACTTTTCGGGCAGTAAGTCCTCCAGCCGTCTTCAGACCTTCATTGCCATCGGAATTATTCTATTGGTGGCCGGCTTCGTAACAAGCAGCGATATTGAAAGTTCAGCTTTTCTGCCCTCTACCGCTTTTGCCATCGAAACCCCAGCGATCACTCAAGCTATCGCTGTCATGTTCTGGTGTTTTGTCGGTATCGAAGCCTTTGCTCATATGGGAGAAGAATTTAAACGACCAGAGCGTGACTACCCGATCGCCATATTGGTCGGCAGCTTGTTAGCAGGTGCGGTTTACTACGCGTTCTCTGTTGTGGTTCTTGAGCATCATGCTTTTGGTACACAGGCGCTGAATACCGCCTCGGTGCCTTTTATTGCCGAGCAGCTTTATGGCGCACAGGCGAAATGGCTAATCAGTATGGTGGGCTTTCTCGCCTGTTTTGCGACCATCAATCTTTATACACAAAGCTTATCGCGCATGATCTGGTCATTGGCAAGAGAATATCGCCCTAAGAGCGCAGCCGCGCGTGTCTCGGTTAAGGGCGTGCCGACAGTTGCAACGCTTATCGTTGGTGCGACGCTCACCGTGTCATGTGTATTCGGTTATTGGTCAGGGATTGATATTGATGTCTTCCTTACCCTAGCCAACGGCATCTTTGTTGTTATTTATCTATTTGCGATGTGGAGTGCCGTTCGATTGCTGACAGGGTGGCGTAAAAATCTCGCCGTACTTTCATTGATTTTATGTGTCGTTGTGTTGTTTTCTATCGGGCTAGCAATGTTGTATGCCATTGTGATGCTGGGGTTATTGTGGATATTGGTAGGTAAAGTTAAGTACAGTGAGTAA
- a CDS encoding c-type cytochrome, whose translation MNTLVKMAITGLTLSLSLLTVQAHASQANTNSFGDAKLGEMKAPSCVFCHNPNGAPSQASYPNLNGQDPLYLFNAMNAYLNDERSGAMAALMKAQLQNLTEQDLRDVAAFYSSK comes from the coding sequence ATGAACACACTTGTCAAAATGGCCATTACTGGCCTTACTTTATCTCTATCACTGCTGACCGTTCAGGCACACGCTTCCCAAGCAAACACAAACTCATTTGGTGATGCCAAGCTCGGCGAGATGAAAGCACCTAGCTGCGTGTTTTGCCATAACCCAAATGGAGCGCCTAGCCAAGCTAGCTACCCTAATCTGAATGGGCAAGATCCTTTGTATTTGTTTAATGCGATGAATGCCTACTTAAACGATGAACGCTCTGGTGCAATGGCAGCCCTAATGAAGGCGCAGTTGCAGAACTTAACGGAACAAGATTTGCGTGACGTCGCGGCGTTCTACTCTTCAAAATAG
- the ltaE gene encoding low-specificity L-threonine aldolase has translation MDFRSDTVTKPTQAMRDAMASAPVGDDVYGDDPTVNELESWAAERHGFEAALFTTSGTQANLLGLMAHCQRGDEYLCGQQAHNYKYEAGGAAVLGSIQPQPIENNPDGTLDFDKLKAAIKPDDSHFARTKLLSLENTINGKVLPLSYLADARKFVDEHGLNLHLDGARVYNAAVALDVDVIKIAKHFDSMTICLSKGLGAPIGSLLLGSKAFIERARRLRKMVGGGMRQAGILAAAGKLALTEQVAQLATDHANAKKLAEGLNAIPGFGVNAEFVQTNIVFAKLAESVDIEAVAKELAQQDITISPSNPVRFVTHKDISSQDIDVLLEKLSALV, from the coding sequence ATGGACTTTCGCTCAGACACTGTCACTAAACCCACCCAAGCCATGCGCGACGCAATGGCCAGCGCGCCTGTTGGCGATGATGTGTACGGCGATGACCCAACAGTCAATGAGCTTGAATCCTGGGCTGCCGAGCGCCACGGGTTTGAAGCGGCGCTATTTACAACATCGGGCACTCAAGCAAACCTACTGGGACTGATGGCACACTGTCAACGCGGTGATGAATACCTGTGTGGTCAGCAAGCACACAACTACAAGTACGAAGCGGGCGGTGCTGCAGTGCTTGGCTCAATTCAACCACAGCCGATTGAAAACAACCCAGACGGGACACTAGATTTTGATAAGCTTAAAGCTGCAATTAAGCCAGACGATAGCCATTTCGCACGCACGAAACTGCTCAGCCTAGAAAACACCATCAATGGTAAAGTTCTGCCTCTTTCCTACCTTGCTGACGCGAGAAAATTCGTTGATGAGCACGGTCTCAATCTGCACCTTGACGGCGCTCGTGTCTACAACGCTGCCGTAGCATTAGACGTTGATGTAATAAAAATTGCCAAGCATTTTGACTCTATGACTATCTGCTTATCGAAAGGACTTGGCGCACCGATTGGCTCTTTGCTACTTGGTTCTAAAGCATTCATCGAACGCGCACGACGACTGCGTAAAATGGTCGGTGGCGGCATGCGTCAAGCGGGTATTCTGGCGGCAGCGGGTAAGCTGGCACTGACCGAGCAAGTTGCTCAGCTCGCAACCGACCATGCCAATGCCAAAAAACTGGCTGAAGGCTTAAATGCCATCCCAGGATTTGGTGTGAATGCCGAATTTGTTCAAACCAACATCGTGTTTGCCAAGTTAGCTGAATCGGTAGATATTGAAGCTGTTGCCAAAGAACTTGCTCAGCAAGACATCACGATTTCACCAAGTAATCCGGTTCGATTTGTCACCCACAAAGACATCTCCAGCCAAGATATCGATGTGTTATTAGAGAAGTTGTCAGCATTGGTCTAA